One Danio rerio strain Tuebingen ecotype United States chromosome 22, GRCz12tu, whole genome shotgun sequence genomic window carries:
- the mhc1uma gene encoding major histocompatibility complex class I UMA isoform 3 precursor (isoform 3 precursor is encoded by transcript variant 3), with amino-acid sequence MSIMKFIIFFFNLPFVYSGAHTYQGRHGCSWEDKTNYHDEFHDYAYDGDDFITLDVKKIKYRASVSKAKYIVKKWNNDREQNKTLKEYYKLGCIYWLIEFLVFTKNAFGGTAPKMFLLQKSPNSDVKCHVTGFYSNNIVILWMKNGQEVSNSALLKSGEILPNEDGTFQRTVTLRVSLQYWRKEQYTCVVRYMEKTIRRNLTEEEIKSNYSEMSITASDSSTSILVPIIVVVLVVSLILWWMSCHQNCRLGQCFHLENAN; translated from the exons ATGTCCATAAtgaagtttataatttttttcttcaactTGCCTTTTGTTTACTCAG GTGCTCATACATATCAGGGGAGGCATGGATGTTCCTGGGAAGATAAAACCAATTACCATGATGAGTTTCATGATTATGCATATGACGGAGATGATTTTATCACACTAGATGTGAAGAAAATCAAATACAGAGCATCTGTATCAAAGGCAAAATATATAGTGAAGAAGTGGAACAATGACAGAGAACAGAATAAAACACTAAAAGAGTACTATAAACTTGGATGTATTTACTGGCTGATAGAGTTCTTAGTTTTCACTAAAAATGCCTTTGGAGGAACAG CGCCGAAAATGTTTCTGTTGCAGAAGAGCCCAAATTCAGATGTGAAATGTCATGTCACAGGGTTTTACTCCAATAACATTGTCATATTGTGGATGAAGAATGGACAGGAAGTAAGCAATTCAGCTTTGTTAAAGTCTGGAGAAATTTTGCCAAATGAAGATGGAACCTTCCAGAGAACTGTAACTCTAAGAGTTTCTTTACAATACTGGAGGAAGGAGCAGTACACTTGTGTGGTGAGGTACATGGAAAAGACCATTCGGAGGAATTTGACTGAGGAGGAGATCAAGAGTAACTACAGTGAGATGAGTATTACTGCAT CAGATTCATCAACATCAATTCTTGTACCTATTATTGTGGTAGTTTTGGTTGTATCACTGA
- the mhc1uma gene encoding major histocompatibility complex class I UMA isoform 4 precursor (isoform 4 precursor is encoded by transcript variant 4), with amino-acid sequence MSIMKFIIFFFNLPFVYSGAHTYQGRHGCSWEDKTNYHDEFHDYAYDGDDFITLDVKKIKYRASVSKAKYIVKKWNNDREQNKTLKEYYKLGCIYWLIEFLVFTKNAFGGTAPKMFLLQKSPNSDVKCHVTGFYSNNIVILWMKNGQEVSNSALLKSGEILPNEDGTFQRTVTLRVSLQYWRKEQYTCVVRYMEKTIRRNLTEEEIKSNYSEMSITAYSSTSILVPIIVVVLVVSLILWWMSCHQNCRLGQCFHLENAN; translated from the exons ATGTCCATAAtgaagtttataatttttttcttcaactTGCCTTTTGTTTACTCAG GTGCTCATACATATCAGGGGAGGCATGGATGTTCCTGGGAAGATAAAACCAATTACCATGATGAGTTTCATGATTATGCATATGACGGAGATGATTTTATCACACTAGATGTGAAGAAAATCAAATACAGAGCATCTGTATCAAAGGCAAAATATATAGTGAAGAAGTGGAACAATGACAGAGAACAGAATAAAACACTAAAAGAGTACTATAAACTTGGATGTATTTACTGGCTGATAGAGTTCTTAGTTTTCACTAAAAATGCCTTTGGAGGAACAG CGCCGAAAATGTTTCTGTTGCAGAAGAGCCCAAATTCAGATGTGAAATGTCATGTCACAGGGTTTTACTCCAATAACATTGTCATATTGTGGATGAAGAATGGACAGGAAGTAAGCAATTCAGCTTTGTTAAAGTCTGGAGAAATTTTGCCAAATGAAGATGGAACCTTCCAGAGAACTGTAACTCTAAGAGTTTCTTTACAATACTGGAGGAAGGAGCAGTACACTTGTGTGGTGAGGTACATGGAAAAGACCATTCGGAGGAATTTGACTGAGGAGGAGATCAAGAGTAACTACAGTGAGATGAGTATTACTGCAT ATTCATCAACATCAATTCTTGTACCTATTATTGTGGTAGTTTTGGTTGTATCACTGA
- the mhc1uma gene encoding major histocompatibility complex class I UMA isoform 1 precursor (isoform 1 precursor is encoded by transcript variant 1) — protein sequence MSIMKFIIFFFNLPFVYSELHTFVVTYTAMGNQTFFAAATLDGQQIGHYDKNTKTLVPKQDWNEQIKSKTPWKVDTLIETVQRTYNNNMHDLIEQFPQSNGAHTYQGRHGCSWEDKTNYHDEFHDYAYDGDDFITLDVKKIKYRASVSKAKYIVKKWNNDREQNKTLKEYYKLGCIYWLIEFLVFTKNAFGGTAPKMFLLQKSPNSDVKCHVTGFYSNNIVILWMKNGQEVSNSALLKSGEILPNEDGTFQRTVTLRVSLQYWRKEQYTCVVRYMEKTIRRNLTEEEIKSNYSEMSITASDSSTSILVPIIVVVLVVSLILWWMSCHQNCRLGQCFHLENAN from the exons ATGTCCATAAtgaagtttataatttttttcttcaactTGCCTTTTGTTTACTCAG agctACACACATTTGTGGTTACATACACAGCAATGGGAAACCAGACGTTTTTTGCAGCAGCGACACTGGATGGACAACAGATTGGTCATTATGACAAAAATACGAAGACACTGGTTCCAAAACAGGACTGGAATGAGCAAATTAAATCTAAAACACCTTGGAAAGTAGACACATTGATTGAAACGGTGCAAAGGACATACAACAACAATATGCATGACCTAATTGAGCAATTTCCTCAGTCAAATG GTGCTCATACATATCAGGGGAGGCATGGATGTTCCTGGGAAGATAAAACCAATTACCATGATGAGTTTCATGATTATGCATATGACGGAGATGATTTTATCACACTAGATGTGAAGAAAATCAAATACAGAGCATCTGTATCAAAGGCAAAATATATAGTGAAGAAGTGGAACAATGACAGAGAACAGAATAAAACACTAAAAGAGTACTATAAACTTGGATGTATTTACTGGCTGATAGAGTTCTTAGTTTTCACTAAAAATGCCTTTGGAGGAACAG CGCCGAAAATGTTTCTGTTGCAGAAGAGCCCAAATTCAGATGTGAAATGTCATGTCACAGGGTTTTACTCCAATAACATTGTCATATTGTGGATGAAGAATGGACAGGAAGTAAGCAATTCAGCTTTGTTAAAGTCTGGAGAAATTTTGCCAAATGAAGATGGAACCTTCCAGAGAACTGTAACTCTAAGAGTTTCTTTACAATACTGGAGGAAGGAGCAGTACACTTGTGTGGTGAGGTACATGGAAAAGACCATTCGGAGGAATTTGACTGAGGAGGAGATCAAGAGTAACTACAGTGAGATGAGTATTACTGCAT CAGATTCATCAACATCAATTCTTGTACCTATTATTGTGGTAGTTTTGGTTGTATCACTGA
- the mhc1uma gene encoding major histocompatibility complex class I UMA isoform 2 precursor (isoform 2 precursor is encoded by transcript variant 2): MSIMKFIIFFFNLPFVYSELHTFVVTYTAMGNQTFFAAATLDGQQIGHYDKNTKTLVPKQDWNEQIKSKTPWKVDTLIETVQRTYNNNMHDLIEQFPQSNGAHTYQGRHGCSWEDKTNYHDEFHDYAYDGDDFITLDVKKIKYRASVSKAKYIVKKWNNDREQNKTLKEYYKLGCIYWLIEFLVFTKNAFGGTAPKMFLLQKSPNSDVKCHVTGFYSNNIVILWMKNGQEVSNSALLKSGEILPNEDGTFQRTVTLRVSLQYWRKEQYTCVVRYMEKTIRRNLTEEEIKSNYSEMSITAYSSTSILVPIIVVVLVVSLILWWMSCHQNCRLGQCFHLENAN; the protein is encoded by the exons ATGTCCATAAtgaagtttataatttttttcttcaactTGCCTTTTGTTTACTCAG agctACACACATTTGTGGTTACATACACAGCAATGGGAAACCAGACGTTTTTTGCAGCAGCGACACTGGATGGACAACAGATTGGTCATTATGACAAAAATACGAAGACACTGGTTCCAAAACAGGACTGGAATGAGCAAATTAAATCTAAAACACCTTGGAAAGTAGACACATTGATTGAAACGGTGCAAAGGACATACAACAACAATATGCATGACCTAATTGAGCAATTTCCTCAGTCAAATG GTGCTCATACATATCAGGGGAGGCATGGATGTTCCTGGGAAGATAAAACCAATTACCATGATGAGTTTCATGATTATGCATATGACGGAGATGATTTTATCACACTAGATGTGAAGAAAATCAAATACAGAGCATCTGTATCAAAGGCAAAATATATAGTGAAGAAGTGGAACAATGACAGAGAACAGAATAAAACACTAAAAGAGTACTATAAACTTGGATGTATTTACTGGCTGATAGAGTTCTTAGTTTTCACTAAAAATGCCTTTGGAGGAACAG CGCCGAAAATGTTTCTGTTGCAGAAGAGCCCAAATTCAGATGTGAAATGTCATGTCACAGGGTTTTACTCCAATAACATTGTCATATTGTGGATGAAGAATGGACAGGAAGTAAGCAATTCAGCTTTGTTAAAGTCTGGAGAAATTTTGCCAAATGAAGATGGAACCTTCCAGAGAACTGTAACTCTAAGAGTTTCTTTACAATACTGGAGGAAGGAGCAGTACACTTGTGTGGTGAGGTACATGGAAAAGACCATTCGGAGGAATTTGACTGAGGAGGAGATCAAGAGTAACTACAGTGAGATGAGTATTACTGCAT ATTCATCAACATCAATTCTTGTACCTATTATTGTGGTAGTTTTGGTTGTATCACTGA